Proteins from a single region of Flavobacterium sp. K5-23:
- a CDS encoding outer membrane beta-barrel protein, translating to MKKNLLLLGFIFCGMSVIGQTQKKESWYFKLGGSYFTQTAATEFPIVSESLPNTDVYAANGTTLVSREANTGSFGEGFRGGVTAGYRFSTRLGVEMGFNYFKSNSKTMVETVNRLVAPGPVFVSGTAVGQITAFDVAPAIVLFLGETKGFEPYTKVGIIVPVVGDLTIETNRTYTTPAGITTAYAKDVILPNPTVGFMAVLGTSYKLGKNISAFAELEYRNFTVHGKSKETEVYTENGVDRLNTPTGFRQDASYSASHVNYVEQINTTSNNKLTNGAGFDSSRAADDISSYVGISGLGLTLGLKYSL from the coding sequence ATGAAAAAGAATCTTTTATTATTAGGATTTATATTTTGTGGAATGTCAGTTATTGGGCAAACACAAAAAAAAGAAAGTTGGTATTTTAAACTAGGGGGGTCTTATTTTACACAAACTGCTGCTACTGAATTTCCAATTGTTTCGGAATCATTACCCAATACAGATGTATATGCTGCGAATGGTACCACTTTGGTTTCGAGAGAAGCTAATACAGGATCTTTTGGAGAAGGATTCCGTGGTGGGGTAACCGCTGGATATCGTTTTTCAACGCGTTTGGGTGTTGAAATGGGTTTTAACTATTTTAAAAGTAATAGTAAAACGATGGTTGAGACTGTAAATAGATTAGTGGCACCAGGTCCTGTTTTTGTGTCTGGTACTGCTGTGGGGCAAATTACCGCTTTTGATGTGGCTCCAGCAATTGTTTTGTTTTTAGGTGAAACAAAAGGATTTGAACCTTACACTAAAGTGGGTATTATAGTGCCTGTTGTTGGGGATTTGACCATTGAAACGAATAGAACTTATACGACTCCAGCAGGGATTACAACTGCTTACGCTAAAGATGTTATTTTGCCAAATCCAACAGTTGGTTTTATGGCTGTTTTAGGAACATCGTATAAATTAGGAAAAAACATTTCGGCCTTTGCGGAATTAGAATACCGTAATTTCACTGTTCACGGAAAATCTAAAGAAACTGAGGTGTATACTGAAAACGGTGTGGATAGATTGAATACTCCTACGGGATTTCGTCAAGACGCCTCTTATTCTGCAAGCCATGTAAATTATGTGGAGCAAATTAATACCACATCTAATAATAAATTAACTAATGGCGCCGGTTTTGATTCTTCCAGGGCAGCGGATGACATTAGTTCTTACGTGGGGATTAGCGGATTAGGATTGACTCTTGGATTGAAATACAGTCTATAA
- the trxA gene encoding thioredoxin, with protein MALAITDANFEELVLKSDKPVMVDFWAAWCGPCRMVGPIIDEISEEYAGKAVVGKLDVDANQEFAAKYGVRNIPTVLIFQNGEVVGKQVGVAPKQTYADSLDALL; from the coding sequence ATGGCATTAGCAATAACAGACGCAAATTTTGAGGAATTAGTATTAAAATCAGACAAGCCAGTAATGGTTGACTTTTGGGCTGCATGGTGTGGACCTTGTAGAATGGTTGGTCCAATCATCGACGAAATTAGCGAAGAGTATGCTGGTAAAGCAGTTGTAGGAAAGCTTGATGTAGATGCAAACCAAGAATTTGCAGCAAAATACGGAGTAAGAAACATCCCTACAGTTTTGATTTTTCAAAACGGAGAAGTAGTAGGAAAGCAAGTAGGAGTAGCTCCTAAGCAAACTTACGCTGACAGTTTAGACGCGTTGTTGTAA
- a CDS encoding serine hydrolase has product MYKIYQTALLLFLFFSLTNCKAQKRTNVKTATELQNDTLDRYFSKLYAAKMFNGAAAVKRNGKLIFKKGYGIANLKKQTPFIATTSLEIASVSKQFTATAILLLQQENKLRVTDLVTTYLGDDFPYKEVTISQLLSHTSGLADYEDYFKENWDPSIIAYNKDILHYFKTKKPAIISVAGEKYHYSNTGYILLAEIVNAASGSTLEHYLSQKVFEPMQMNSSFFIGRDSIWDKKNYAPGYMFSLTECKNVIPETLPNNGYYRFLSGRLGSGRLSSSIEDLLKWDQFLYGDTIFNAASKDLAFSKHPPTKGTSDYGYGWHVSNDSLKGKIVSHTGSWAGNLTYIRRSIATKDLVIILNNTYNTAYIKEIRAAVNGFLNGEPLGFPKVKASELFKNSACKLTLKMIPKWSEDNKNIDWDLTNLKALQKDYDKIGATLKAEMLAVLIKNIETEN; this is encoded by the coding sequence ATGTATAAAATATATCAAACGGCACTCCTTTTATTTTTATTCTTTTCACTTACCAACTGTAAGGCACAGAAAAGAACGAATGTAAAAACTGCGACTGAACTACAAAATGATACTTTGGACCGTTATTTCTCAAAGTTATATGCGGCAAAAATGTTCAACGGAGCTGCAGCTGTAAAACGAAATGGCAAACTAATCTTTAAAAAAGGATACGGCATAGCCAATTTAAAAAAACAAACACCATTCATCGCCACTACCTCTTTAGAAATTGCTTCGGTTTCTAAACAGTTTACCGCTACAGCAATACTTTTGCTTCAACAGGAAAACAAATTAAGAGTTACGGATCTCGTTACAACTTATTTGGGTGATGATTTTCCATATAAAGAGGTAACCATTTCGCAATTGCTATCTCATACTTCCGGATTAGCAGATTATGAGGACTATTTTAAAGAAAACTGGGATCCTTCCATAATTGCCTATAATAAAGATATTTTACATTATTTCAAAACTAAGAAGCCTGCAATTATAAGCGTAGCGGGTGAAAAATACCATTATTCGAATACGGGATACATCCTACTTGCTGAAATCGTAAATGCGGCAAGTGGAAGTACTTTAGAACATTATTTGAGCCAAAAAGTATTCGAACCTATGCAAATGAACAGTTCTTTTTTCATAGGGAGAGACAGTATTTGGGACAAAAAAAATTACGCCCCAGGTTATATGTTCAGTTTAACCGAATGTAAAAATGTAATTCCAGAAACCTTACCTAACAATGGGTATTATCGTTTTTTAAGCGGTCGCCTAGGATCAGGTCGTTTATCATCAAGCATAGAAGACTTATTGAAGTGGGACCAATTTTTATACGGCGATACTATTTTTAATGCTGCTTCAAAGGATTTAGCGTTTAGCAAACACCCTCCTACTAAAGGCACTTCTGACTATGGTTATGGATGGCACGTTTCTAATGACAGTCTTAAGGGTAAAATTGTATCACATACCGGAAGCTGGGCAGGAAACTTAACTTATATTCGGCGTTCAATAGCGACAAAAGATCTTGTTATCATTTTGAATAACACCTACAATACGGCTTATATAAAAGAAATTAGAGCGGCTGTAAATGGGTTTTTAAATGGGGAACCTTTGGGCTTTCCTAAAGTGAAAGCAAGTGAATTATTTAAAAATTCTGCCTGCAAATTAACCTTGAAAATGATACCGAAATGGAGTGAAGACAACAAAAATATAGATTGGGATCTCACAAATTTAAAAGCGCTTCAAAAAGATTACGATAAAATTGGAGCTACTCTTAAAGCTGAAATGCTAGCGGTACTCATTAAAAACATAGAAACAGAAAACTAA
- a CDS encoding DUF58 domain-containing protein — protein MKIESHIEKISSFQHLELLANQVVEGFISGMHKSPFHGFSAEFAEHKVYNVGESTRHIDWKLFAKTDRLYTKRYEEETNLRCHIIIDNSSSMHYPKLKEGQQFYESKIGFSVLASAVLMNLLKKQRDAVGLSVFSDTYEYYAPEKGSDRHHRMVLSALEGILANLVAKKSTNTITFLHQIAEKMHRRSMIVLFTDMFQEEEEEALFNALQHLKHNKHKVVLFHVVDNKTELNFDFDNTPRKFIDVETGEEVSVFADNVKQEYEKQMEGYFKRLSLICAQNRIKYVPVSVGEDFEKILLTYLVEKQNFG, from the coding sequence ATGAAGATCGAATCGCACATAGAGAAAATTTCCAGTTTCCAGCATCTTGAATTATTAGCTAATCAGGTGGTGGAGGGTTTTATTTCAGGGATGCACAAAAGTCCGTTTCATGGATTTTCGGCTGAGTTTGCTGAGCACAAAGTATATAATGTAGGAGAAAGCACGAGGCATATTGATTGGAAACTTTTTGCTAAGACAGATCGCTTGTATACTAAGCGATATGAGGAAGAAACAAACCTTCGTTGTCATATCATTATTGATAATTCCTCCTCAATGCATTATCCAAAATTAAAAGAAGGCCAGCAATTTTATGAAAGCAAGATCGGTTTCTCTGTTTTGGCTTCGGCCGTATTGATGAATTTATTAAAGAAGCAAAGAGATGCGGTAGGGTTAAGTGTGTTTTCGGACACTTATGAGTATTACGCGCCTGAAAAGGGCAGTGATCGTCATCATCGAATGGTGTTAAGTGCTTTGGAAGGTATTCTAGCGAACCTAGTAGCCAAGAAAAGCACCAATACGATTACATTCTTACATCAGATTGCTGAAAAGATGCATCGCCGTTCTATGATTGTTTTGTTTACTGATATGTTTCAGGAGGAAGAGGAAGAAGCGCTGTTTAATGCTTTGCAGCATTTAAAACACAATAAGCATAAAGTGGTGTTGTTTCATGTTGTTGATAATAAAACCGAATTGAATTTTGACTTTGACAATACGCCAAGGAAGTTTATTGATGTCGAAACAGGGGAGGAGGTTTCGGTTTTTGCGGATAATGTGAAGCAGGAATACGAAAAGCAGATGGAAGGCTACTTTAAAAGGTTGTCTTTAATATGTGCTCAGAATAGAATTAAGTATGTTCCGGTTAGTGTGGGGGAAGATTTTGAAAAAATTCTATTAACCTATCTTGTTGAAAAACAAAACTTTGGGTAA
- a CDS encoding DUF819 domain-containing protein yields the protein MIEKPAALITNDAVVLGILITILGLIFITSSSEKPFFKKFYSIVPSVLLCYFIPAIFNTFNIISGETSNLYTIASRYLLPASLVLLTLSINFVALKKLGSKAVIMFLAGTAGIIIGGPIALYIVGSFYPEVALSNGEEVWKGLATIAGSWIGGGANQTAMLEVFGASKSLFAQMIAVDVLVANIWMGFLLYGAQKTDKINKWLKADNSPIIELEKNLEEEQSGKRKQLETNSLMVILMVAFGFTGIGHFLADILAPFFKLNYPELEKYSFSNPFFWLVIITTTAGVLLSFTKARKIESYGASKVGTVFLYILVATIGTHMDLAAIFNNPLLFVVGGIWITIHILVMIVVARIIKAPFFYVAVGSQANIGGAASAPIVAAAFSPFLAPVGVLLAVLGYALGTYGAYICGLILYEVFKIIS from the coding sequence ATGATCGAAAAACCAGCCGCCTTAATAACTAACGATGCAGTTGTATTAGGAATACTAATTACAATATTAGGCTTAATCTTTATCACTTCTTCAAGTGAGAAACCTTTTTTTAAGAAATTCTACAGCATAGTTCCCTCGGTATTATTGTGCTATTTTATTCCGGCAATTTTCAACACCTTCAATATTATATCTGGAGAAACTTCGAATCTATATACCATTGCCTCCCGTTATTTATTACCCGCTAGTTTAGTGCTGCTTACTTTGAGCATCAATTTTGTTGCATTAAAAAAACTGGGAAGCAAAGCCGTTATTATGTTTTTAGCAGGAACGGCAGGAATTATAATAGGCGGACCGATAGCATTATATATCGTAGGTAGTTTTTATCCTGAGGTCGCTTTATCTAACGGTGAAGAAGTGTGGAAAGGACTTGCAACGATAGCTGGAAGCTGGATAGGCGGAGGAGCAAATCAAACAGCAATGTTAGAAGTGTTTGGAGCAAGCAAAAGTTTATTTGCACAAATGATAGCTGTTGATGTCTTAGTGGCTAATATATGGATGGGATTCTTGTTGTATGGAGCTCAAAAAACAGATAAAATAAACAAATGGTTAAAAGCAGATAACTCTCCTATAATTGAATTAGAGAAGAACTTGGAAGAAGAACAGTCCGGTAAGAGAAAACAACTTGAAACAAACTCCTTAATGGTCATTCTGATGGTTGCTTTTGGTTTCACGGGAATAGGACATTTTTTAGCTGATATATTGGCCCCTTTTTTTAAATTAAACTATCCTGAATTAGAAAAGTATTCCTTTTCAAACCCATTCTTTTGGCTGGTAATAATTACAACAACAGCAGGAGTGCTATTGTCTTTTACCAAAGCACGAAAAATAGAAAGTTATGGCGCTTCAAAAGTAGGAACCGTATTTCTATATATTTTAGTGGCAACAATAGGGACTCATATGGATCTTGCTGCAATATTCAACAATCCTCTATTGTTTGTTGTAGGGGGAATATGGATAACTATTCACATCTTGGTTATGATTGTAGTTGCCCGTATTATTAAGGCTCCTTTTTTCTATGTTGCGGTAGGCAGTCAAGCTAATATTGGTGGCGCGGCATCTGCACCTATAGTTGCAGCAGCATTTAGTCCGTTTTTAGCGCCTGTGGGAGTATTATTAGCTGTATTGGGATACGCATTAGGAACCTATGGTGCCTATATATGCGGATTAATACTTTATGAAGTCTTTAAAATTATATCTTAG